The Streptomyces bacillaris sequence GCCGCAGAACGGCCCCACCGCCGTACCGTCCTCCCGGACCTCCAACCGGACCAGAGCACCCGACCAGAACGCACGGGCGAGCGGGGCGACGACGATCCCGCCCGGCCGAACCTGCCGCAGCAGCGCGTACGGGACGTACCTCAACGCGCAGGTGGCGATCAGCCGGTCCACCGGGCCCAGCCCCGGCCACGGCTGCTCACCGTCCCCGACCCGCAGGTGGGGACGGTACCCAGCCTGGGCCAAGGCCTCCGCCGCCTGCTCGGCGACCACGGGGTCCAGCTCGACGCTGTGGACCAGGTCGTCCCCGAGCCGCTCGCAGAGCAGGGCGGCGACGTAACCCGTGCCGGTCCCCACCTCCAGCACCCGCGACCCGTGCTCCACCTGGAGCAGTCCGAGCATCCGGGCCGTCATCGAGGGCATGGAGTTCGACGACGTGGCGATACCGGGTCCGCCTTCGGCCCCGTCGTCGAGCTGCGTGACCACCGGCTCGTCGCTGTTCACCAGCGCCAGCCACTCGTCCGCCTCCACGACCGGTACGCACCGGTCCGGCAACTGACGCCAGACCCGCTCCGGTACGAACCGGCTGCGGGGTACGGCCTCGAACACCCGCCGCCACCGAGCGGTGAGTAACCCCCGGTCGGCCAAGTCCTGTACCAGGGCCGGGTACGTGCGTGCCTGACGAGCGGCGCTCACGGCTGCGGGGCGTACGTGGGGCGGCTGCCGTCCGGAGACGGCTTCGGCTCCGAGGGCGGTGTCCACGGCTTGTCCGACGGCGGCCCGGCGTGCTTGCCGCCGTCGGCAGGCCAGGGGTAGTGATCATCGTTCATCTCCTCTGTTCATTCGCTGTGTTGAGGTTCCGAGGTGGTGGAGCCGGTAGATCCCGTACGGCGGAAAGACGTCGACGCGACGCGGGCAGCCGCCCTCGGCACACCCGCGGCACAGAAGATCCCGACCGCGAACGGTGTGCCGTACGGCGGTGACCGGGTCCCGCCAACACGCCTCGCACGTACGGACATCGGTGGGCGACAGGCGGATGCTCATCCAACGGCCCTCGGATCGACGTCCACGGCATGGCACGAGCACGCGCACCCCGGCTGCCGGCAAACGGCGTGCACGTGATCCAGGCCGGACACCAGGGCGCTGCGGCAGATGATGCTGTACGGGCCGTTCGCCCCAGCCGACAGCCCGCCCACGTGCGCGTCGGCCCCGTCAGCCGAAGCGGTCAGAGCAGCGTGTCGAAGCAGCGTCACCCCGTGCTCCGGGCAGTGAGCCCCCGTGTCGTCCTCGACGGGGAAGTCGTGCGCATCGGCTACCGCGTAACACCTCATCGACGCCTCTCCCGCCAAGCTTGGCGGAGTGCGGCAACTGCCGGACAGGGGGCTCCTGCGCGACAGGCGGAGCACGTCACCGAATGCCTCAGGAGCGTGCGGTACGCCATATCGTCCGCTCCCCTCGCGGCGATGTCCCGCCCGGCAGCTTCCTTACGTAAGGGGATGGTCATCCGGTCTCCTCCAGCTGTGTCGCGGACAGCCAAAGCATCGGCCTTCAGGAGCAACGCAACTGCTACAGCGTGTAGCAGCAGGCGATCGTCCTAGACGGCACCGACCCAACGGGCGAAATGCGACAGGCTCTCGGCATCGGAGCGATGGAACCGGCGTAGGTTCCCGGCGACTTCGCGGGCCCAGGGGTGTTCGCGCGTATGTTGCGGGGCTACAGCACGCGCCGCTTTCAGGCTGGCGAAGGCATCGGCAGGTCGACCTGCCCACTCCTGCGCCCTTGCCAGGTCGATGTAGAACCCGCTTCGGCGCTCGGCCGGCAGGTCGTCGCCGGGTTTCCACGCGTGGGCTGCGCTCAGGGCGCGGTCGGCGTATCCAGGCCCCAGGCCGACGGCCACGGAGACCTCGTGGACACGGACACTCCCGGGGCCGAATGCCGTGCCGAAGTACGTTCCTTCGAGGGCGACTTGTTCGCCGAGACGTCGGGCGTACGCCATGTGGGTCTCGGCCGCGTCCACGCTCCCGGCGCGACTCGCCATCACGGCGGCTCTCATGTGCAGGGCGCCGAGCACAGCGCTCTCCGTACGTCCGGTCGGCGGCGGCGCGGCCTCGATGGCCCGCTCCAGCGAAACGAGGCCGGCCTCATGTGCGCAAGCCGCGAAGAACGTCTCGGCCCGTACGTAGGAGGCGCTCGCCTGGACAAGAGGGTCAGCAGCCCAGTCAGCTGCCCAGCGCATCAGCTCGATGAGCCGCGCGGAGAGATCATGTGCCCCGTGTTTGTAGGCGACGGCATCAGCAGTGCGAGCGGCAGAGGCCAGTAACCGCGCGGCATCACGGTGTTCGGCTCCGGGGGCGGTGTGAACGTAGCGAAGGGCATCGGCCAACAGGCCTGGGAGAGCCGTGGCGATGCGGCCGTACTGGGCACTGAGCCTCCATCCCACGGCGGTCGCGATTTCGTCGGCCAGTTGCCCCGGGGGACGAGTGGGCCGGCCCAGTGGTAGGTCGTATCCAGCGATCACCTCCGACAGGGCGGGAAGCGCCCGGTGGACGCGCCGCTCCGTGCCGACGTATCCCGTTCGCAGGTGCGCGGCTTCCACACCGAGGGCGTCGGCGATCGCCTCCAGTACGTCGTCGCCGGGGCGGCGGGCACCTCGCTCGACGGACCGAACCGTCGCGTATGAGACGTGAGCGGCTGCGGCGAGGGCGGTCTGCGTGAGGCGGCGGGCACCTCGCTCGACGGACCGAACCGTCGCGTATGAGACGTGAGCGGCTGCGGCGAGGGCGGTCTGCGTGAGGCGGCGTGCACGGCGGCGGGCGGCAATGCGCTCACCGATCGCACGAGGGCTGTCGTCGAACACTCACTCAACGTACCCATGCGGTGGCGACACCGGTGTCCGTTCGCCTATTCCTCCACGATCGCCGCCAGCTCGACGAGGGATTCGACCACCCAGTCGGCCTCTTCACGGACACGCCGGTCGTTCGCCCACAGGTGCCCCCACGGACCGCGTCGAAGGTGCGCGGTGCGCAGCCCGGCCTCGGCGGCGGGGAACGTGTCGTTCGCGGGGTGATCCCCGACGTACACGGTGTCCTTCGCGGGAGCACCGGACGCATCGAGCACCCGCGCGAAGAACTCCGCCGAAGGCTTGGCGCAGCCCCACTCCTCGGAAGTCGCGACAATATCGGCGGGCAGGTCCAGCGTCCGGAGCAACTCGCCTGCGCGCGCTGTCTGGTTGCCAGCGACGACGACACGCATGCCGCGTGCTTGAAGCCGGGTGAGCGCGGGGCGGACGTCCTCGTACAGATCGGACTCGTCGAGGTGCTCGCCCCGCCCGGCGGCCTCTCGGGCAGCGTATTCGGCAGGAATATCGATACCTGGTCTCACGAGCTTCAGGGCTTCGGAGTTGTCGAGCCCTTGAGCAGTGACGGCACCGACCAGAGCCGACAGAGTGTGCCTGGGGGTGCCGAGCCAGTCGGCCCAGGAACCCCAGTATCGGTCGTCGCGG is a genomic window containing:
- a CDS encoding helix-turn-helix domain-containing protein, coding for MFDDSPRAIGERIAARRRARRLTQTALAAAAHVSYATVRSVERGARRLTQTALAAAAHVSYATVRSVERGARRPGDDVLEAIADALGVEAAHLRTGYVGTERRVHRALPALSEVIAGYDLPLGRPTRPPGQLADEIATAVGWRLSAQYGRIATALPGLLADALRYVHTAPGAEHRDAARLLASAARTADAVAYKHGAHDLSARLIELMRWAADWAADPLVQASASYVRAETFFAACAHEAGLVSLERAIEAAPPPTGRTESAVLGALHMRAAVMASRAGSVDAAETHMAYARRLGEQVALEGTYFGTAFGPGSVRVHEVSVAVGLGPGYADRALSAAHAWKPGDDLPAERRSGFYIDLARAQEWAGRPADAFASLKAARAVAPQHTREHPWAREVAGNLRRFHRSDAESLSHFARWVGAV
- a CDS encoding HAD family hydrolase, translated to MKTFVFDIGETLVRDDRYWGSWADWLGTPRHTLSALVGAVTAQGLDNSEALKLVRPGIDIPAEYAAREAAGRGEHLDESDLYEDVRPALTRLQARGMRVVVAGNQTARAGELLRTLDLPADIVATSEEWGCAKPSAEFFARVLDASGAPAKDTVYVGDHPANDTFPAAEAGLRTAHLRRGPWGHLWANDRRVREEADWVVESLVELAAIVEE